A single genomic interval of Lathyrus oleraceus cultivar Zhongwan6 chromosome 7, CAAS_Psat_ZW6_1.0, whole genome shotgun sequence harbors:
- the LOC127104378 gene encoding uncharacterized protein LOC127104378 — MYLTVLEGSMGCVLGEHDETGRKEHVIYYLRKKFTDCKSRYSMLEKGFCVLAWAAKRLRQYMLTHVILLISKMDPIKYIFEKSAINDKVAQWKMALTKYNIQHVTQKAMKRSVTSDYLAQQPLEDYQSMRFELLDEDIMLIRDCNIPGLEEGLEPGSRWNLVFDGAFNAQEYEACIFGIEAAIDLRIKIIEVYRDSALVKWKNEATSFHLIYLDEPAYCLAAEDEADGYPWF; from the exons atgtatctcACCGTCCTCGAAGGGTCCATGGGATGCGTCCTTGGAGAACATGACGAGACCGGTAGAAAGGAACATGTAATATACTACTTAAGAAAGAAGTTCACCGATTGCAAGAGTagatattcaatgcttgagaaggGTTTTTGCGTGCTAGCATGGGCTGCCAAACGCTTAAGACAATACATGCTCACTCATGTAATACTGTTGATCTCCAAGATGGACCCCATCAAATATATCTTTGAGAAGTCTGCTATAAACGATAAAGTAGCCCAATGGAAAATGGCATTAACCAAGTATAACATCCAACATGTCACTCAGAAGGCCATGAAAAGGAGTGTAACGTCTGACTATCTGGCACAACAACCCTTGGAGGACTACCAGTCCATGCGTTTTGAATTGCTCGATGAAGATATCATGTTGATTAGGGATTGCAACATCCCCGGCCTTGAAGAAGGACTCGAGCCTGGGTCCCGTTGGAATttggtttttgatggagcttTTAATGCTCAAG agtacgaggcttgtatcttcGGTATTGAAGCCGCTATTGATCTTAGGATTAAGATCATTGAAGTTTACAGAGATTCAGCCCTA gtcaaGTGGAAGAATGAAGCGACATCCTTTCACCTCATCTACCTAGACGAGCCTGCTTATTGTTTAGCGGCCGAAGACGAAGCCGATGGTTATCCTTGGTTCTAA